The sequence TCCCTGGAATAACGAAGCACCGCGTCGGTTAGGTCGGGGTGTTCCTTTACAACAAGCTCCTCCACCATTTCGACTGCAACCCTAATCACTTGCAAAGTCTCTTGAAGCGAAATTGAGCGCAGTAATTCACTTGGAGCACTGCCAAAGACATCGGCTGCTGCCCAGGGTTGAGAATTCGGGTCTTGATACCAATCGATGAAGCTTGTGATGCCATTCTGCGCAACCGTGCCAACGGCTGCTCTTCGGGCCGGAGGCATCTTGGAATACCAATCCAGGGTGTGCTCGAGCTTGCTGACCGTCGCGGTCGCCAACTCGCCGGCTATGGATTGCAGCCAGGCAAGGTGCTTAGGAGTCGCCACCGGCCGTTCCAGATGTTCCAGCGTTCACGTCGTGCAAACGATACTTATCAATTGCCTGTTGGGGAATGCTCTGGTCAATTTTCCCCTGAGCCACTAACTGCTCGAGCACTCGAACCGCGATCGATGGCCCGTCAATCTTGAAGAACCTACGAGCCGCCGCCCTAGTGTCGGAGAATCCGAAGCCATCGGCTCCAAGTGTTGCGTAGTCTCCCGAAATAAAGGGGCGAATCATGTCGGGAACTGAGTGCATGAAGTCGCTGACCCCAATCACCGGACCCGAGGCGTCTGCGAGCTTCTGGGTAACATACGGCATCGCAGGGTCCTGATCTGGGTATAGGAATTTAGCTTCCTGAACCTTTAGGCCATCGCGACGCAGTTCCGTCCAGCTGGTGACTGACCAAACATCAGCCGAGACTCCCCATTCCATCAGGAGGTGCTGGGCTTCAAAAGCCCAAGGCACCGCCACTCCAGATGCGAGGATCTGGGCCTTGTGACCCTGAGTGCTGTTTTTACTCAGCTGGTGTATCCCTCGCACGATGCCATCCACATCAACATTCTCAGGCTCAGCGGGTTGCAGCATCGGCTCGTTGTAGACGGTGAGGTAATACATCACGTTAGGTTCCAGATGCTGACCGCCGTACATCCTTTCGATACCGGAGCGCACGATGTGAGCTATTTCATAACCATATGCCGGGTCATAGGAGAGCACGGCGGGGTTGGTGCTGGCAATGACGTGCGAGTGACCGTCGGCGTGTTGCAGACCCTCGCCGGTTAGTGTCGTCCTACCTGCCGTGGCTCCAATCATGAAGCCTCGAACCATCTGATCGCCCGCCAGCCAAATCGCATCTGCGGTTCGCTGGAAGCCAAACATTGAGTAAAAAACGTAGAACGGGATTATTGGCTGGCCATGGGTGGCATAGCTAGATCCCGAGGCAGTGAAGGCGGCTACGGAGCCAGCCTCGTTGATTCCGGTGTGAAGAATCTGACCGTTGGTAGCTTCCTTATAGCTCAACAAAAGCTCACGGTCTACCGACATGTAGTTTTGACCGCTTGGGTTGTAGATTTTGGCCGTCGGGAAAAAGGCGTCCATACCAAAGGTGCGCGCCTCATCTGGAATGATCATCTGGATGCGTGGCCCAGTTCCTTCAGAGCGCAGCAGGTCCTTCAGCATTCTTACAAAAGCCATCGTTGTCGCTATTTGCTGGTTACCAGAACCCGCCTTCGGCGCCGCATAGGCCTTTTCTTCCGGTAGTGCGAACGATACGAAGTCGGTTCTCCGTTCTGGGAGGTAGCCTCCAAGTTCTCGTCTTTTTTCGTGCATGTATTGAATCTCTGGGGCGTCGGAGCCCGGGTTGTAATAGGGAGGCTGGTACGGGTCGGCCTCAAGCTGCGAGTCGGAAATGGGGATTCTCAGCTCATCCCTAAACATCTTTAGGTTATCCAGCGTCATCTTTTTCATCTGATGCGTCGCATTGCGCGCTTCAAAGCTTTTCCCGAGACCGTAACCTTTCACGGTTTTTGCGATGATCACGGTCGGTTGACCCTTGTGGTTCATTGCGGCCTTATAGGCCGCGTAGATCTTTCGATAGTCGTGCCCACCGCGCTTCAGGCCCCAAATTTGTTCATCTGACAGGTCCTTTACGAGCTTCGCAGTGCGCTCATCGCGACCAAAGAAGTTCTCCCTGATGAACCCGCCCGATTCTGCCTTATAGGTCTGGTAATCGCCATCCGGTGTGTGGTTCATCAGATCCACAAGTGCACCATCGTGGTCACTGCCTAGAAGGGCATCCCACTCGCGACCCCAAACCACCTTGATAACATTCCAGCCAGCGCCTCGGAAGAAAGATTCGAGCTCCTGAATGATCTTTCCGTTTCCGCGAACTGGACCGTCCAAACGCTGAAGGTTGGCATTCACAACAAACGTCAAGTTGTCAAGATTGTCATTGGCAGCTAACTGCAATGCCCCGCGAGACTCGACCTCATCCATTTCACCATCACCCAAAAAGGCCCAAACATGCTGTTCGCTGGTGTCCTTGAAGCCGCGGCCCGATAGGTAGCGGTTAAATTGAGCTTGATAGATGGCGTTGATTGGCCCCAGTCCCATTGAGACCGTGGGGAACTGCCAAAACTCTGGCAGCAACCTCGGGTGCGGGTAACTGGGCAAAGCGTGCCCGGCGTGTGACTTTTCCTGTCGGAACCCATCGAGGTCCTCGGCCGAAAGTCGTCCCTCTAAGAACGCTCGGGCGTATGGCCCAGGGGAGGCGTGCCCTTGAATAAAGATTTGATCCGCTCCACCAGGGTGATCGTGGCCCTTGAAAAAGTGGTTGAAGCCGACTTCGTAAAGGGAGGCAGA is a genomic window of Candidatus Aquiluna sp. UB-MaderosW2red containing:
- the aceE gene encoding pyruvate dehydrogenase (acetyl-transferring), homodimeric type, producing the protein MSFNDQEAFAPARQDSDPQETAEWLESLDALAKVHGRGRAREIMLSLLRRSHDLQLNVPLVPTTDYINTISPEDEPEFPGDEATERTYRAWMRWNAAIMVHRAQRPGVSVGGHISSYASSASLYEVGFNHFFKGHDHPGGADQIFIQGHASPGPYARAFLEGRLSAEDLDGFRQEKSHAGHALPSYPHPRLLPEFWQFPTVSMGLGPINAIYQAQFNRYLSGRGFKDTSEQHVWAFLGDGEMDEVESRGALQLAANDNLDNLTFVVNANLQRLDGPVRGNGKIIQELESFFRGAGWNVIKVVWGREWDALLGSDHDGALVDLMNHTPDGDYQTYKAESGGFIRENFFGRDERTAKLVKDLSDEQIWGLKRGGHDYRKIYAAYKAAMNHKGQPTVIIAKTVKGYGLGKSFEARNATHQMKKMTLDNLKMFRDELRIPISDSQLEADPYQPPYYNPGSDAPEIQYMHEKRRELGGYLPERRTDFVSFALPEEKAYAAPKAGSGNQQIATTMAFVRMLKDLLRSEGTGPRIQMIIPDEARTFGMDAFFPTAKIYNPSGQNYMSVDRELLLSYKEATNGQILHTGINEAGSVAAFTASGSSYATHGQPIIPFYVFYSMFGFQRTADAIWLAGDQMVRGFMIGATAGRTTLTGEGLQHADGHSHVIASTNPAVLSYDPAYGYEIAHIVRSGIERMYGGQHLEPNVMYYLTVYNEPMLQPAEPENVDVDGIVRGIHQLSKNSTQGHKAQILASGVAVPWAFEAQHLLMEWGVSADVWSVTSWTELRRDGLKVQEAKFLYPDQDPAMPYVTQKLADASGPVIGVSDFMHSVPDMIRPFISGDYATLGADGFGFSDTRAAARRFFKIDGPSIAVRVLEQLVAQGKIDQSIPQQAIDKYRLHDVNAGTSGTAGGDS